Proteins from a genomic interval of Gossypium hirsutum isolate 1008001.06 chromosome A09, Gossypium_hirsutum_v2.1, whole genome shotgun sequence:
- the LOC107912790 gene encoding uncharacterized protein, translated as MRDIVSCFSENAVNVSHSSCSSYSSNACIAPSLAPSVQNAVTGVYRLILSTQKQLLIRVTWCKNHTGQGLSINIGDDPSTSFKLNTNLRFFRKKKGNKVIESDHSKIEVLFHAKYDTGPEPVDGFYVLVMVDSEIGLVLGDMAEETVTKKFKNATPVAKVSLISRQEHCSGTTLYSTKAQFCDTGIVHDILIRCSGEHEGLKYPVLSVCIDKKTVIRVKRLQWNFRGNQTIFVDGLLVDLMWDAYDWFFNPVTGSAVFLFRTRSGLDSRLWLEEKLVQKDQDRVEFSLLIHACKNT; from the coding sequence ATGAGAGACATTGTTTCTTGTTTCAGTGAGAACGCAGTAAATGTTTCACATTCTTCATGTTCCAGCTATTCGAGCAATGCTTGCATCGCTCCAAGCCTAGCCCCATCAGTCCAAAATGCAGTCACGGGTGTTTACAGGCTCATTCTTTCAACCCAGAAGCAGCTTTTGATCCGAGTCACTTGGTGCAAGAACCACACCGGTCAAGGCCTAAGCATTAACATCGGTGATGACCCTTCCACATCTTTCAAGCTCAACACCAACTTGAGATTCTTCAGGAAGAAGAAAGGCAACAAAGTGATCGAATCCGATCATTCCAAGATCGAAGTCCTCTTCCATGCTAAGTATGATACGGGACCCGAACCTGTTGATGGGTTCTATGTTTTAGTCATGGTTGATTCCGAGATAGGCCTTGTTTTAGGCGATATGGCTGAAGAAACGGTCACCAAGAAGTTCAAAAATGCAACCCCAGTTGCTAAAGTCTCCCTCATTTCCAGGCAAGAACATTGTTCTGGCACTACGCTGTATTCCACGAAGGCTCAATTCTGTGATACAGGCATTGTACATGATATTCTAATCAGATGCAGTGGTGAACATGAAGGCCTGAAGTACCCGGTTTTATCGGTTTGTATCGATAAGAAGACGGTGATTCGAGTAAAGAGGCTGCAATGGAATTTTAGAGGAAACCAGACGATATTTGTTGATGGATTGTTAGTTGATCTGATGTGGGATGCCTATGACTGGTTCTTCAATCCTGTTACTGGTTCAGCTGTGTTCTTATTTAGGACAAGAAGTGGTTTGGATAGCCGGCTTTGGTTGGAGGAGAAGTTGGTGC